ATCGGAAGCATTGAGAGCACCGATTTCAGTTCGATGAGTCCCGAGACGCTCGAACACATCAGCCGGCTCGGGAAGGCGATCTCCGACGCGGCGGAGCAGGCGCTCGAAGCGCGGGCGGCCTTTGGGGAGCCGGAGCCGGCCGCCCACGCGTGGAGCGTCCTGGTGTCGGCCGACGGGGACTACTCCGTGCGCGAGGCGGCCTACATCCTCAACCGGGACCCCGCCGTCTCCACGGGCCAGCGGCGGCTGTTCGCCTTCATCCGGGCCGAGGGCATGGTCTCCCCCGACACCGACGTCCCCCTGGCCCGGCACCAGCGCCACCTGCGGCTGCGGCCGACGTCCTACGACCACCCCCGCACCGGCAGGCGCATGCCCGGCAGGCCGCAGCTCCGGGTGACCGCCGAAGGGCTGCGCCACCTGCACCGGCGGCTGGGCGGGACCGCTCCCCTCGACCGTCTGGAACAGGCGGTGTGAGCGGACCGCCCCCATGATGAGCGGAGATGAGCGGATGAGCGGTGACGCAGGGCTTCCGGTGGAGGCGGAGCACCGATGTCTTCGGCACCGTCGTCGAGCGTGCCCCCCGCATTCCCCGCTCCCCCGGCTGCGCGCCGGAAGGGACCCGGTTGTGCCGGGTCCGGCATGACGGCCGCCGACT
This sequence is a window from Spinactinospora alkalitolerans. Protein-coding genes within it:
- a CDS encoding phage antirepressor KilAC domain-containing protein, which gives rise to MEQIGSIESTDFSSMSPETLEHISRLGKAISDAAEQALEARAAFGEPEPAAHAWSVLVSADGDYSVREAAYILNRDPAVSTGQRRLFAFIRAEGMVSPDTDVPLARHQRHLRLRPTSYDHPRTGRRMPGRPQLRVTAEGLRHLHRRLGGTAPLDRLEQAV